Proteins from a genomic interval of Onychostoma macrolepis isolate SWU-2019 chromosome 17, ASM1243209v1, whole genome shotgun sequence:
- the gnrh3 gene encoding gonadotropin-releasing hormone 3, with protein sequence MEWNGRLLVQLLMLVCVLEVSLCQHWSYGWLPGGKRSVGEVEATFRMMDAGDAVLSIPADTPMERLSPIHIVNEVDSEGLPLKEQRFPNRRGRM encoded by the exons aTGGAGTGGAACGGAAGGTTGCTGGTCCAGTTGTTAATGCTAGTGTGTGTGTTGGAGGTTAGCCTTTGCCAGCACTGGTCATATGGTTGGCTTCCTGGTGGAAAGAGAAGTGTTGGTGAAGTGGAGGCAACATTTAGG ATGATGGATGCTGGTGATGCAGTACTGTCCATTCCTGCAGACACTCCAATGGAGCGGCTTTCACCGATACACATA GTGAATGAGGTGGACTCTGAAGGTTTGCCTCTGAAAGAACAGAGATTTCCCAACAGACGAGGAAGAATGTAA
- the mgmt gene encoding methylated-DNA--protein-cysteine methyltransferase isoform X1, whose product MFSNVPQTLKKSLASIVRCKHFVMSDSGSCVLRDVTLCSPVGEILLSGCEKGVHTINIKLGTDKEESVHPVGQSEMSPELQRCVDWLQCYFMKPESISTLPLPALHHPLMQSDSFKAHVLWTLFKEVGLGKTVSYKQLAEMIDNPKAVRAVGSAMKNNPVPLIVPCHRVLRSSGDSGSYMGGKGDDIKVWLLTHEKKALELNASKSEKSI is encoded by the exons ATGTTCAGTAATGTTCCGCAGACATTAAAAAAGTCCCTGGCGTCCATTGTTCGTTGTAAACAT TTTGTGATGTCTGACAGCGGTTCTTGTGTGCTGCGGGATGTGACTCTCTGCTCGCCAGTAGGAGAAATCCTGCTGAGCGGCTGTGAGAAGGGGGTTCATACCATTAATATCAAACTGGGAACAGACAAAGAGGAAAG TGTACACCCTGTTGGCCAGTCAGAAATGAGCCCTGAGTTACAGCGCTGTGTTGACTGGCTTCAGTGCTACTTCATGAAACCCGAGTCCATCAGCACTCTTCCTTTGCCTGCCTTACACCATCCGCTAATGCAGAGCG ACTCTTTTAAAGCACATGTGCTGTGGACTCTGTTTAAGGAAGTGGGACTTGGTAAAACGGTCTCCTACAAGCAGCTTGCTGAAATGATCGACAATCCAAAAGCTGTGCGAGCAGTGGGTTCAGCCATGAAGAATAACCCA GTTCCCCTGATAGTGCCGTGTCACCGGGTGCTGCGTAGTTCAGGGGACAGTGGCTCATATATGGGAGGAAAGGGAGATGATATTAAAGTTTGGTTGCTCACTCATGAGAAAAAAGCATTGGAGCTCAATGCATCAAAGAGTGAAAAATCCATCTGA
- the mgmt gene encoding methylated-DNA--protein-cysteine methyltransferase isoform X2, with product MSDSGSCVLRDVTLCSPVGEILLSGCEKGVHTINIKLGTDKEESVHPVGQSEMSPELQRCVDWLQCYFMKPESISTLPLPALHHPLMQSDSFKAHVLWTLFKEVGLGKTVSYKQLAEMIDNPKAVRAVGSAMKNNPVPLIVPCHRVLRSSGDSGSYMGGKGDDIKVWLLTHEKKALELNASKSEKSI from the exons ATGTCTGACAGCGGTTCTTGTGTGCTGCGGGATGTGACTCTCTGCTCGCCAGTAGGAGAAATCCTGCTGAGCGGCTGTGAGAAGGGGGTTCATACCATTAATATCAAACTGGGAACAGACAAAGAGGAAAG TGTACACCCTGTTGGCCAGTCAGAAATGAGCCCTGAGTTACAGCGCTGTGTTGACTGGCTTCAGTGCTACTTCATGAAACCCGAGTCCATCAGCACTCTTCCTTTGCCTGCCTTACACCATCCGCTAATGCAGAGCG ACTCTTTTAAAGCACATGTGCTGTGGACTCTGTTTAAGGAAGTGGGACTTGGTAAAACGGTCTCCTACAAGCAGCTTGCTGAAATGATCGACAATCCAAAAGCTGTGCGAGCAGTGGGTTCAGCCATGAAGAATAACCCA GTTCCCCTGATAGTGCCGTGTCACCGGGTGCTGCGTAGTTCAGGGGACAGTGGCTCATATATGGGAGGAAAGGGAGATGATATTAAAGTTTGGTTGCTCACTCATGAGAAAAAAGCATTGGAGCTCAATGCATCAAAGAGTGAAAAATCCATCTGA